DNA from Stenotrophomonas acidaminiphila:
CGACCACAGCACCGCCAGCGCGATGCCCAGGTAGCGGGCGACCGTGCTGATCGAATTGCGCGCACCGGTATCCAGGCCGGTCTTCGGCAGCCAGGTATCCACCAGCCATTGCTGCAGCACCTTCATCAGGCCCAGGCCGAGCAGCAGCACCACCACCGCCCACAGCAGCGCCACCGGGCGCAGCGTCTGCCCGCCGATCTTCAGGCCGGTATTCAGCGTGTCCAGCCAGGCGGTCAGCGCCGCGGTATTGCCGAACCACACCACCACCGCGGCAACGCCCAGCAGCACCAGGGTGATGCGCAGCGCGGCCGACAGCAGCACGCCGGCCTGCTCCAGCCGCGCCGGCGACACGCCGGTGGACAGCCGCAGGGTGCGGCCGAAGGCACTGTCCGGCGCGAACAGCCACAGCGACAGGTCGTCGGCGAAGCGGGTCAGCAGCGCGACCGCCATCACCACCACGGTGACCCACACCATCTGCTGGGCGACGAACAGGGCAAAGTTGAGATAGCCCAGCAAAGTGGCCACCAGCGCCGCCAGCACGGTCAGGTGGCCGCCCAGCCGCGCCAGCACCAGCCAACCGCTGCGGGTGGCCCGCGGCGGCTTGCCGTCGTTCGCGGCACCCGCCTGTTGCTCGGCCAGCGCGGCTTCGGCGGCGCGGCGCCGGTGCAGCCGCGCCAGGGTCACCAGCGCGGCCATGATCAGCGCCACGTAGCTCAACGCGACCACGCCGTCGAGCGTGACCGTGCTGACCTCCGAGGTCCGCGCCGAGCGGTTGATCTCGCGCAGCAGCGCGGACATCCAGGTCAGGCCCGCCGCGCCCCAGGCGAACCGGCGCAGATGCAGCGCGGCCACGTCATCGATGCCCAGCAGGCGCCAGGACGGGCGGTGCGGCACCAGCAGCGCGGCCGCCAACGCGGCATAGAAAGCGGCCACGAAGCTGGCCATGACGAAGGTGTCGGCCACCGACTCCAGCCGCGGCGGAATCGCCGAGATCCCGTGCAGGCTGGCCACCACCCCCATCGCCGCCAGCCCCGGCAGCAGGGTACCGACCAGCAGCAGCCACACCGCCAGCCCGGAACGGCGCAGGCGCCCGGCCGGGGCAAGATCGGACGCGGCGTAGCGGCGGCCCAGGCGGCGCAGCCACAGGCGCAGCGGGAACAGCATCAGCAAGGCCAGCCCGGCGCCCAGCAGCGGCGTGGTCCAGCCATGCGCGGCCACGGCGGTCCGCAATCCGCCCGCCGCCTGCCGGTACAGCCCCCGCAGCCGCCCCAGGTCGTCGGGCAGGCTGGCGGCGAACTGTCGCCACAGCGCCGGCGACAGCGGCGAACCGACCTTGCGCCCGAGCTGCTCGCCGAACTGCTGCGCACGCGTCTTCTCGATCGAATCGCTCAGCTGCCGCGCATCCTCGGCCAGCAGCTTGCCGCGCTTGATGTCCGCGTCGAGCTGGCTGCGCTGCTGGTCCAGCATGCCGCGCTGGCGGCTGATGCTGCGTTCCTCGGTGGCGCCGTCGTCCAGCGGCCCGAGCTGGGCGATGCGCGCATCGACCTGCTCCAGCTGCGGCACCAGCGCGGCCACCGCGGCATCGGCGTCACGCTTGGCCTGCAGCGCCTGTTCGGAGAGCGTGCGCAGGGTCTCCGGCGCGTCGGCGTCGTCCAGCGAGCGGCGCACCGCCTGCAGCGCACGCTCGGCCTGGCCGATGCGCGCCTGCGGCGATGCCGCGGCGGTGGCCGTGTCGACCGCCGCGACGGCCACCGTCGTCACCCCGCTCCCGAGCAGCAGGAACACCAGCAACAGCATGCGCAGCAACGGGAAACGGTGGCGGAGGGACAAGGCGGTGGACCGGCGGGCATGCGCGGACCACCGCGCGTGTGCGGACTATAAGTCAGCGCGCGTCCACGCTCCGCAAACGGCGCGCCACCCGCGCCGCGACCGTCAGTACTTCAGGCCGAGCTCGGCCACGTGCGGCCGGTGCGTGGCGTACAGGTCCTGGAATTCCTCCTCGGTGAGCTCGTCGGGCGCATACACCGCCACCGGGTCCCATTGCCGGTCGGTGGCCAGCGGCTGCCGCGGCCCGGCGCGCAGCGAGTAGCTGGCGCCCGCGTACTCGACCAGATCCGGCACCTGCTCCCAGCGCTCGCGCGCGTAGCGCTCCGGGTCCGTGAGAAGGATCACCGCGTACATGTGCGTCTCCCGTTTTCGGTAGCGCAAGCCTAGCGCAGGCATGCCGCCCCGGGGGTGCGGCGCGGCCGCTGCGCACGCCGCATTCACCGCCGCTGCCCTATAGCTGCACCCCCCTGCCCGGAAAGGAGCCGTCATGGACCACCCACCGCTGCCCACCGTCCCCGCCCTCGACCTGCCGCGCTACCTGGGCACCTGGTACGAGATCGACCGCCTGCCGATGCGCCATGAACCGGAGGACGCCACCGACGTCAGTGCGCACTACACGCTCGACGACGACGGCAGCATCCGCGTGCGCAACCGCTGCCTGCGTGGCGGCGAGCTGGAAGAAGCGATCGGCCAGGCCAAGCCGGTGGACGCCTCCAACAGCCGCCTGGAGGTGAGCTTCCTGCCCGAGGGCCTGCGCTGGATTCCCTTCACCAAGGGCGACTACTGGGTGATCCTGGTCGATGGCGCCTATACCGCGGCGCTGGTCGGCAGCCCCGACCGCAAGTACCTGTGGCTGCTGTCGCGCGAACCACGCATGGACGAGATCACCCGCCAGCACTACATCGCCTATGCGCGCCAGCAGGGCTTCGACGTGGACCGGCTGATCCACACGCCGCATACCGGCCACCCCACCGCCTGAGCCGGCCGGCGGAACCCGCGCATGGACCTGAAAAGCGGCTATCCCTTCTGGGCGGTCAGGAACGGCCTGATGCACGCCTATCCGCCGCTGGCGCAGGCGCTGCGCTGCGACGTGCTGGTGGTCGGTGGGGGCATCACCGGCGCACTGATCGCCGACGAGCTGGCCCGGCACGGGCACGAGGTGGCGGTGGTCGAGCAGCGCGACATCGGCTGGGGCTCCAGCGCCGCCAGTACCGCGCTGCTGCAGTACGAGATCGACACCCACATGACCGAGCTGGCCGCGGACTACGGCGAGGACGCCGCGGTGCTGGCCTATGGTGCCTGCGCCGACGCCATCGGCCAGCTGCAGGCGCTGGCCACGGACCTGCGCGGGGTCGATTTCCGCCGTGCCGACAGCCTGTACTACGCCAGCCGCCGCCGCCACCGCAGCGCGCTGCATGCCGAATATGCGCTGCGCAGGAAACACGGCTTCGGCGTGCGCTGGCTCGAGCCCGGCGACGTCGAGGACGGCTACGGGTTCAGCGCGCCGGCAGCGATCCTCAGCGACCTTGCCGCCAGCATCGACCCCTACCGGATGGCGCACCGGCTGCTGGCGCGGTTGCAGCGGAACGGGATGCAGGTGTTCGACCGCACCACCATCAGCGCCCTGCGCCCGACCTCGCGCGGGGTGGTGGCCACCACCAGTGAGGGGGTCCAGGTACGATGCGGGCACGTGGTGCTGGCCGCCGGCTATGCCAACCAGCAGTGGCTGGAGCAGCGCGTGGCGCGCAACCGCAGCAGCTACGCGTTCGTCACCGACCCGCTGCCGGCCGAGGCGCTGGGGCCGCTGCGCCGGACCATGCTGTGGGAATCGGCGCGCCCCTACCTGTACCTGCGCAGCACCGCCGACCTGCGGCTGCTGGTGGGTGGCGAGGACGACGCGCTGGACATCCCGGCGCGCCGCGACGCGCGCGTGGAACGCAAGGCGCGGCGGCTGGCCGACAAGCTGCAGCGGCTGTTCCCGCAGCTGGCGCTGACCCCGGCGTTCGCCTGGGCCGGGACCTTCGCTGAAACCCGCGACGGGTTGCCGTTCTTCGGCGCGCATCCGCAGTGGGGGCCGCGGGTGTTGTTCGCCATGGCCTACGGCGGCAATGGCATCACCTACTCGATGCTCGGCGCCGGCCTGCTGCGCGCCGCCATCGAGCGGCGCCGGCACCGCCTGGCGCGATTGTTCGGGTTCGGGCGGCTGGGCTGAGCCACCCGGCCGCGACAGCCCCGGTTCACCGCCGCCGCGCTAGCGTCGGCGTGTCCCACCTGCCACCATGACCGCCCCCGCCAGGAGCACCCGCGCGATGAACCGGTTCCCCATGATGCTTGCCTGCCTGCTGGCCTCGCCGCTGGCGGCGGCGCAGCCGGCGGACACCGCGCCGGGCGCGTTGGACCTGAGCGTGCCGCAGGCGCCGCTGCGTTACCTCAACGACCCGTCCTACCAGGCCGACGCGCCAGGCACCTATTACGGCGACCACAGCGGTCCGCAGCCGCGACGCGACGCGGCCGCCGCGACCGTCACCGACGACAAGCTGCAGGTGCACGGCACCCTCAGCACCGGCATCGGTTATTCCAAGGCGTTCGGCAACAGCCACTGGAGCGCGGCCGACATCAATCTCGGCAAGAACTACACCACCGACGAGGGCAAGACCCGCCGGGTGGACCTGAACATCCATGTCAGCCAGGGCAAGGGCGTGGGTCCGTTCGGCTACGGCCCGGGCCCCTGGTACGGCTGGTAAGCCCGCGCTGCCCGGCAGCCGGCATGGCCGGCATCAACCGCCGCAGCGCATCCAGGCGCAATCGATCGCGTCCAGCGCCAGATGCAGCAGCAGGCCGATGCCGAACAGCCGGGTGCGGCGCGGCAACAGCAATCCCGCGTAGACGGCCGCCGCCGGCGCGGTGTGCAGCGGGTGGAAGCCGATGCTGCAGCGGTCCGGCGCGTAGATCGGATCGGCCAGCAGGTGGTCCAGGTCGATCACCCAGCCCAGCAGCAACAGCACCCAGGCGCGGCCGAACCGCGGCCGCCAGAACATCCATGCCAGCAGTGCGGGCACCACCGCGTGCAGGCACAGGTGCAGGATGGCGCGCAGTCCCATCCGCTCAGGTGCCCATGGGCTGGCCGACGCCGGCGGCGGGACGGCGCGCCTGGCCCGCGCGCGGCGTGCGCCAGGCGCGGGCCGGTGCCGGAACGGCGGTGGAAAAAGCAGCAGGAACCGGAGGGTGCATGACGCGGCGGCAAGGCGATCGGCCAGCGAGTGTACCGGCCGCCGGCGGGCGCCGGCGTTACACTGTGCATCTTGCCGGGCAGTGGCGCCACGGCCGTTCCGGAGTGGTGATGATCAACAACGACGTACTGCGCAGCATCCGCTACATGCTCGACCTGGGCGACAGGCACGTGGTGGACCTGATCCACCTGGCCGACCCGGCGTTCGATGTCGACCCGGCGCAGGTGCACGACTTCCTGCGGCGGGACGACGAGCCGCTGTTCGAGCCCTGCCCGGACGCCGCGCTGGCACGTTTCCTCGACGGGCTGATCTACCACTTCCGTGGCCGCGACGATTCGCAGCCGCAGCGCGCGCCCGAGGCCCGCATCACCAACAACCTGGTGCTGAAGAAGCTGCGCGTCGCCTTCCAGCTCAAGGACGTGGACATGCACGCGATCTTCGCCGCGGCCGGCTTTCCGCTGTCCAAGCCGGAGCTGTCGGCGCTGTTCCGGCAGCCGGACCACAAGAATTACCGCGCCTGCGGCGACCAGCTGCTGCGCAACTTCCTCAAGGGCCTGACCGCGCGCGTGCGCGGCGCATAACGGCAGCAACAACCGGCGCGCCGCCGCCGCGTGCGCAGCCACGTGCATAAAGGAAAAAGCCCGGCATCGCCGGGCTTTTTCCTGTTACGCCGTGCGCGGGCTGCTTACCAGCTGAAGCGCGGGCCGACCGACCATTCCTTGTTGCCGTGGCGGTCCATCTTGATGTCGCCGTTGATGCCCCAGTTCTGGTTCAACTTCACCTGCCCGCCCAGGCGGCCGTAGAACGCGCCATCCGGGTTGACGCCGTGCTTCTTGGTGTAGTCCTGGTAGCCGGCGAAGGCATACACCTCGACGTGCTCGCCGAACGCGTTGCGCAGGCCCACTTCGGCGTTGTAGCCGTCGAAGTCCAGGTTGCTGTGGTGCGGGTCGAACTTCTGGTAGCCCACGCGCGCGACCAGGTCGGTGCTCGTCGCGATGGCGCGGTTGTAGCCGGCGCCGATGCGCCACTGGTCGAACTTGGCGTCGGTGTGGTCGACCTTCTGCTGGGTGAAGTCGCCGAACACGTGGAAGTTCGGGTGGAAGGCCCAGGAGCCCTTCAGCGCCCAGCCGTCGGCATCGGGACCGGACACGTCGGTCTTGACGTAGTCGCCTTCGACATAGTTGTAGGAAAGGTTGTCGGCAGCGGAAGCGGCGAACGGGAGGGCGGCCGCCAGGGCCAGGGCAATCAGGGAAGTCTTCATGGGGGTACACCTTCAGGAATTACTGTCTGGTGGCGCGGCGGCTCGTCGGCTGCCTGCGTCCGGATGTAATTTTTCCGTTATCCAGCCCAACCCTTCCTGAAATCGCGAGGCGCACTGCAACGCGTTTTTAGGCCTCTATTCAGGCGTTTTCTGGCACGCGCGCGCCGTGCCACGGTTCGTCGGCCGCGTGCTTTGCCGCGAGCGGCGGTGCAGCGGGGCACCGCTGGCGATATCGCTCAGGATCGGGCAGTCCGGGCGCTCGTCGCCGGCGCAGCAGTCGGCCAGGGCGCGGACGGTGGCGACCATGTCCTGCAGCTCGGCGATGCGCTGCTGCAGCACCTCGACATGCGCCAGCGCCATGCGCTTGACGTCGGCGCTGTGGCGCGAGCGGTCGCGCCACAGCTGCAGCAGTTCGCCGATGCGCTCGACGCTGAAGCCCATGTCGCGCGAGCGCTTGATGAAGCCCAGGGTGTGGATGTCGCGGGGGCCGTAGACGCGGTAGCCGGCCCCGCTGCGCGCGACCGGGCCGATCAGCCCGTTGTCCTCGTAGTAGCGGATCATCTTGGCCGAGATGCCGGTGGCCCTGGCGGCCTGGCCGATGTTCATCACGTCTTGCATCGTCGTCTCCGTCGCCGCCGGGCAGGATCAGGGCGCGAAGCGCCGCAGCCGCAGCGCATTGCCCAGTACGAACACCGAGGACAGCGCCATGGCGCCGGCGGCGAACACCGGCGACAGCAGCACGCCCCACAACGGATACAGTACGCCGGCCGCCAGCGGGATCAACGCGGTGTTGTAGGCGAACGCCCAGAACAGGTTCTGGCCGATGTTGCGCATCGTCGCCTGGCTCAGCGCGATGGCGTTGGGCACGCCCTGCAGGCTGCCGGACATCAGCACCACGTCGGCCGCCTCGATCGCCACGTCGGTGCCGGTACCGATGGCCAGGCCCACATCGGCCGCGGCCAGCGCCGGCGCGTCGTTGATGCCGTCGCCGACATAGGCCAGGCGGCCATGCGCGGCCTGCAGCCGCTTGACCGCCTCGACCTTGCCCTGCGGCAGCACTTCGGCGACCACCTCGTCGATGCCGAGCTGGCGGGCGATGGCGGCGGCGGTGCGGCGGTTGTCACCGGTGATCATCGCCACCTTCAGCCCCAGCGCATGCAGGTGGGCGATGGCCGCGGCGGTGTCGGCCTTGACCGGATCGGAAACGGCGATGATCGCCGCCAGGGTGCCGTCGATGGCGGCGTACAGCGGGGTCTTGCCCTCGCCGGCCAGCCGCGTGGCGACCTCGGCGAACGCCGCCACGTCGAGCCCCAGCGTACGCATGAAGCGGTCCGCGCCGACGTCCACGCGCACCCCGTCCACCTGCGCGCGCACGCCATGGCCGGTGACCGATTCGAACGCCTGCACCGGCGGCAGCGCCAGGCCTTCGGCCTGCGCGGCGCCGACGATCGCGCGCGCGATCGGATGCTCGGAGCGGTCTTCCACCGCGGCCACCTGCGCGAGCACGCGTTCGCGGTCGAAACCGCCGGCCACGTGCAGGTCGGTCAGCAGCGGCCGGCCTTCGGTCAGGGTGCCGGTCTTGTCCACCGCCACCACCGCCGCTTCCTTCAGCAGCTGCAACGCCTCGCCCTTGCGGAACAGCACGCCCAGTTCGGCGCCGCGGCCGGTGCCGACCATGATCGAGGTCGGCGTTGCCAGGCCCATCGCGCACGGGCAGGCGATGATCAGCACGGCCACCGCGTTGACCAGGGCGAACGTCAGCGCCGGCGATGGACCGAATGCCCACCACACGGCGAAGGTCAGCAGCGCCAGGCCCATCACCACCGGCACGAACCACATCGTGATGCGGTCCACCAGGCCCTGGATCGGCAGTTTGGCGCCCTGCGCCTGTTCCACCAGGCGGATGATCTGCGCCAGCACGGTGGCGCCGCCGACGGCTGTGGCGCGCACCCCGAGCGTGCCGGTCTGGTTGACGGTACCGCCGACCACGCGCGCGCCGGCCGCCTTGGCCACCGGCACCGGCTCGCCGGTGATCATCGATTCGTCCACGTAGCTGTCGCCGTCGACCACCTCGCCGTCGACGGCGATGCGCTCGCCGGGGCGCACGTCGATCACGTCGCCGGCCGCCACCTGCGCCAGCGGCACTTCCACCGCGCCGCCGTCCCGGCGCACCCGCGCGGTCCTGGCCTGCAGCCTGAGCAGGCGCTTGATCGCTTCGGAAGTGCGGCCCTTGGCGCGCGCCTCGAGCATGCGCCCGAGCAGGATCAGGGTGACGATGACCGCCGCCGCCTCGTAGTACACGTTGACCGTGCCGGCCGGCAGCAACCGCGGCAGGAAGGTCGCCACCAGCGAGAAGCCATAGGCGGCCAGGGTGCCGACCGCGACCAGCGAATTCATGTCCGGCGCGGCGCGCAGCAGCGCGGGAATGCCGGCGCGGTAGAAGCGGCGGCCCGGGATCGCCAGCACCAGCGTGGTCAGCACGAACTGCAGCAGCCAGCTGTTGCGCGTGCCCAGGGTGCTGGCGATGGCGTGGTGGAACGCCGGCACCAGGTGCGCCCCCATTTCCAGCACGAACACCGGCAGGGTCAGCGCCGCGGCCAGCAGCAGGTCGCGGCTGAGCCCACGCAGTTCCGCGTCGCGACGCTGCGCTTCCCGGTCCTCGTCCACGGCCGCCTGCAGGACGCGCGCCTCGTAGCCGGCCCTGGCGACCGCGGCGAGGAGCGCGGCCGGATCCAGCGTGGCGTCGCCATGCACCTGCGCGCGACTGGTGGCCAGGTTGACGCTGGCCGAAAGCACGCCGGGCACCTTGCCCAGCGCGCGCTCGACCCGGCCCACGCACGACGCACAGGTCATGCCGTCGATGCCCAGTTCCAGCGGTGCCGGCGCGGACACCGCGTAGCCGGCCTTCTCCACCGCGCGCACCAGCGCCTGCCGGTCCACGCCGTCGCCGCGCACGGTGGCGCGGCCGGTGGCCAGGTTGACCGCGGCGCTGGCCACCCCGGGCACGGCGGCCAGCGCGCGCTCCACCCGGCCCACGCACGACGCGCAGGTCATGCCCTCGACCGCGAGGGTCTGCGTCATGCCGCCCTCGGCGGCGGGGTTCTGGCTGTTCGGGGTCATCACCGGCTCACCTGGCGTTGTCCATGATGGCGGCATCTTGAAGCTTCCCATCATGGGAAGGTCAAGGGGCGAGGAGTGAGTGAAGAGGAGTGAGAGGTGAGAGAGAGCGGCATTGCTTGCGCTTTGGCTTTTTCTCACTTCTCACTCCTCTTCACTCACTCCTCGCGCCGCCCCTTGACCTTGCCACCATGGCAAGCCCCAGACTGCCCTCCCCTCAAGGAGAAACCGCCATGAACCTGCATATCGAGAACATGACCTGCGGCGGCTGCGCGCGCAGCGTCACCGCCGCCATCAAGGACGTGGACCCGGCCGCGACGGTCACGATCGACCTGGCCAGCAAGCGCGTGCACATCGAATCGGCGCAGCCGGCCGAACGCTTCACCGCGGCGCTGGACGACGCCGGCTTTCCGCCACGGCAGGACCCGTGAAGGCGGGGGCTTGCCCCCGCATCCAGCATTCCCGGTGAAGCCCCAGGCGCGGCAAGCCGCGCATCCACCCGACCGGCAGCGGCGCGATCGGCGCTACCGGCCCACCCGCGTCCACACTTCGCGCTCGACCATGCGCCCGCCGTTCCAGCGCTCCAGCGTCCAGGTGTCGCCTTCCAGCGTGTAGCGGAATTCGTAGCTGCCGCCGTTCTGCAGCGGATAGGACGCCATCAGCGGCCGTTCCAGGTAGCGCGTGGCGTCGCCCTCGTAGGTGCCCGAGCCCGCGGCCCAGAACACGCCGTTGCGGGTGCTGGTGAAGGCGAAACGCCCGTCGGCCAGTACCTTGGTGCCGGCCAGGCCCTGGCTGGCATAGTCCATGCGCGCGCCGTCGCCATCGAGCGACTCGCCCGACCGCAGCTGCCACGCGCCCTGCAGCCGCGCCAGGTCGGTGGCCGCGGCGGCCCAGGCGGAGGACGCCACGCACAGCAGCAGCACGGCGGCAGGCAGCCGCAGGATCGGGGGCATCGGCATCGGGATCTCCGCACAGGGCAAAGCGGCATTGTGCCGGCATCGGCGCGGCGCCGCCGGCATCGGTTCATCGGCAACTTCCGCCCGGGCGGCGCCGTGGGCCGGGGCGCTATCATGGCGCCCGTACTTTCTTCGGCGGCATGCACGTGCAGACCATCCTCACCCCGGTATCGATCGGCGAACTGATCGACAAGATCACCATCCTCGAAATCAAGGCCGAGCGCATCACCGACGCGGCCAAGCTGGACAACGTGCGCACCGAACTGGACGGGCTGTGGCCGCTGTGGCTGCAGCAGCAGGCCGCGCGCCCGGAACTGGCCGCGCTCAAGCAGCAGCTCAAGGCGATCAACGAGCGCATGTGGGACATCCAGGACCAGCTGCGGGCCAAGGAAACCGCGCAGGACTTCGGCGAGGCGTTCATCGCCCTGGCGCGCGGCGTCTACGGCACCAACGGCGAGCGCGTGGCGGTCAAGAACGCGATCAACCACGTCGCCGGCTCGGCGCTGGTCGAGGAGAAGCAGTACCAGGGCGAGTAAGCCGCCCGGCCCGGCGCGATGCAAATGAAAAGGCCAGGTCGATGACCTGGCCCGCGGGATACAGCGCAGTTGCGGTTCAGTGCAGGGCGGCCGGGGTGCCGCGTGCCTGTTCGGCCGGCACCGGTGCGGTCTTGATCGACAGGCACATCGGGCAGACGCTCTCCAGCACCTTGATCGCGGGTTGATACACCGTATTGCACTTCATGCACTGGACCATTCCAGTCGTGACGGCTTCCATAAGCCCTCTCTTTGTCGTTGCTCGATCCTGCAATATCGCGACGACCACCGGGTTTTTCAAGGGCCGGCGGCATTTCCGGCGCGCGGGAGGCTCAATCCAGCGCCAGCAGCGGCACGTCGTACCAGTGCGCCTGCGGGAAGCGCGCCTGCATCCAGCCACGCAGGTAGCGGCGGCTTTCGGCGGCGATGACCTCGTCGCTGCCGTCGTCGCGGCTGTTCCAGGCGATGCCGTGCAGGGCGACGCCACGCGCGGCGATGGCCTCCAGCGACAACAGGGTGTGGTTGATGCTGCCCAGCCGCCCCGAGGTGACCAGGAGCACCGGCCAGCCCTGCCGGGCCACGTAGTCGAGGGTCAGCAGGTCCGGGGTCAGCGGCACCAGCAGCCCGCCGGCGCCCTCCACCAGCACCGTGGCGTAGCGCGCGCGCAGGCGCGCGGTGGCGGCGCCGATGACGTCCAGGTCCAGCGCGCGCCCCTCCAGCCGCGCCGCCAGGTGCGGCGAGGCCGGGTAGGCATAGAGCGCCGGCATGGTGGTGCCGTCGCGATCCTCCTCGAACAGGCCACAGCCCATCAGCCGCCGGTGCAGCAGGATGTCGTCCGACGCGCCGACGCAGCCGGTCTGCACCAGCTTCTGGGTGATCACCTCGCTGCCCTGGTCGAGCCACTGCCGCGCCAGCCAGCCGGTGACCACGGTCTTGCCGATCTCGGTGTCGATGCCACCGACGAAAATCACCTCGCCGTTCATGCCCGCATGTCCTCGTCCTGCAGTCCTTCCACCAGCGCGACCATGCCATCGCACAGCCGCCGCAATTGTTCGTCGTCGATCACGTAAGGCGGCATCGCGTACACCAGCCGCCCGAACGGACGCAGCCAGATGCCCAGGTCCAGCAGGCGCCGCTGGATGCGCTCGAGCCGCAGCGGCGCGGTCAGCTCGATCACGCCGATGGCGCCGAGCACGCGCACGTCGGCCACCCGCGGCAGCGCGCGCGCCGGCGCCAGTCGTTCGCGCAGGACCTGTTCGATGCGCTGCACGTTGCCCTGCCAGTCCTGCGCCAGCAGCAGTCGGGTGGACGCCAGCGCCACCGCGCAGGCCAGCGGATTGGCCATGAACGTCGGCCCGTGCATGAACACGCCGGCCTCGCCGGCCGCGATGGTGTCGGCGATGTCGCGGCGGGTGAGGGTCGCGGCCAGGGTCAGGTAACCACCGGTCAGCGCCTTGCCGATGCACAGGATGTCCGGCGCGATGCCGGCATGTTCGCAGGCGAACAGCCGGCCGCTGCGGCCGAAGCCGGTGGCGATCTCGTCGCAGATCAGCAGCACGTCGTGGGCGCGGCACAGCCGTGCCAGTTCGCGCAGGTACTGCGGGTGATAGAAGCGCATGCCGCCGGCGCCCTGCACCACCGGCTCGATGATGAACGCGGCCAGCTCGTCGCCGTGGTCGGCGAACAGGCGTTCCAGCGGTGCGATCTCGGCCGGGTCCCAGGCCCCGTCGAACGGCGTGACCGGCGCCGGCACGAAGCGCCGCGACGGCAGCGCCGCGCCGAACAGCCCATGCATGCCGGTGACCGGGTCGCACACCGACATCGCGTTCCAGGTATCGCCGTGGTAGCCCGAGCGCGTGGTGGCGATGTTGTGGCGGCCGGGTCGGCCGCGCGCGGCCTGGTACTGGATCGCCATCTTCAGCGCCACTTCCACCGACACCGAGCCGGAGTCGGCATAGAAGATCGCATCCAGTGGCTGCGGCACCATCGCCAGCAGCTGCCTGCCCAGGGCGATGGCCGGTTCGTGGGTGAGCCCACCAAACATCACGTGCGCCATGCGCCCGAGCTGCTCGATCGCCGCCTGGTTCAGCTGCGGATGGTTGTAGCCGTGGATCGCGCACCACCACGAGGCCATGCCGTCGATCAGCCGGGTGCCATCGGCCAGCTCCAGCAGCACGCCATCGGCACGCGCCACTTTCAGCGCCGGCGGCGCATGGCCCAGCGCGCTGTAGGGATGCCAGAGGTGCTCCCTGTCGAATGGATCGGTCAGCATGTACGGGTGTGTCGTGACACCGGCGCGGCGGCGTGCGGGCGCGTACCTTACCGCGTCGTCGGCGGGCCTGCATCCGGATCGGCGGGCATCGTGCCGGCGCGTCGCTGCGGCTGGGCCTGGTGGATGAACACCGTATAGGTATCGGCCGGGTGCGGCACCCCCGCCCGGTCCAGCGCATGGCCGATGGCGCCGCGGTGGTAGGTGGCGTGGTTGAGCACGTGGAACAGGATTTCGCGGCGCGTCATGCAGCCGTCGCGGCCGTCGGCGAAGCGGAAGCGCAGCGCCTGGTCCCATTGCGCCGGCGCCAGCGCGGCCAGATGGGCGGCATACCACTGGTCGGAGGCTTCCAGGCGCATGGCCAGCGCCTCCAGGGCCGGTACTTCGGCGCTGTTGGTGGCCGCATGCGGCGGCGCCTCGCCCAGCAGCCGCGCGCGGAACAGTTCCTCCACGATCACGATGTGGTTCAACTGCTGCCGCGCGAAGGCGACGCTGGCGGGGAACGCCCGTGCGTCCAC
Protein-coding regions in this window:
- a CDS encoding Ion channel protein, with amino-acid sequence MLLLVFLLLGSGVTTVAVAAVDTATAAASPQARIGQAERALQAVRRSLDDADAPETLRTLSEQALQAKRDADAAVAALVPQLEQVDARIAQLGPLDDGATEERSISRQRGMLDQQRSQLDADIKRGKLLAEDARQLSDSIEKTRAQQFGEQLGRKVGSPLSPALWRQFAASLPDDLGRLRGLYRQAAGGLRTAVAAHGWTTPLLGAGLALLMLFPLRLWLRRLGRRYAASDLAPAGRLRRSGLAVWLLLVGTLLPGLAAMGVVASLHGISAIPPRLESVADTFVMASFVAAFYAALAAALLVPHRPSWRLLGIDDVAALHLRRFAWGAAGLTWMSALLREINRSARTSEVSTVTLDGVVALSYVALIMAALVTLARLHRRRAAEAALAEQQAGAANDGKPPRATRSGWLVLARLGGHLTVLAALVATLLGYLNFALFVAQQMVWVTVVVMAVALLTRFADDLSLWLFAPDSAFGRTLRLSTGVSPARLEQAGVLLSAALRITLVLLGVAAVVVWFGNTAALTAWLDTLNTGLKIGGQTLRPVALLWAVVVLLLGLGLMKVLQQWLVDTWLPKTGLDTGARNSISTVARYLGIALAVLWSLATLGIGFEKLALLASALSVGIGFGLQAITQNFVSGLILLAERPVKIGDWVKIGDQEGDIRRISVRSTEIQVGDKSTLIVPNSELITKTIRNMTMANALGRVQIQFSVPLGADVGRVRQLLLDLFAGHEKVLADPAPSVFIDSISGGLVALNCFAYVSSPRAVYGVRSDLLFELLRATAEQGIALVTPTDVRVLHADPQPGDPAH
- a CDS encoding amino acid oxidase, coding for MDLKSGYPFWAVRNGLMHAYPPLAQALRCDVLVVGGGITGALIADELARHGHEVAVVEQRDIGWGSSAASTALLQYEIDTHMTELAADYGEDAAVLAYGACADAIGQLQALATDLRGVDFRRADSLYYASRRRHRSALHAEYALRRKHGFGVRWLEPGDVEDGYGFSAPAAILSDLAASIDPYRMAHRLLARLQRNGMQVFDRTTISALRPTSRGVVATTSEGVQVRCGHVVLAAGYANQQWLEQRVARNRSSYAFVTDPLPAEALGPLRRTMLWESARPYLYLRSTADLRLLVGGEDDALDIPARRDARVERKARRLADKLQRLFPQLALTPAFAWAGTFAETRDGLPFFGAHPQWGPRVLFAMAYGGNGITYSMLGAGLLRAAIERRRHRLARLFGFGRLG
- a CDS encoding Ax21 family protein: MKTSLIALALAAALPFAASAADNLSYNYVEGDYVKTDVSGPDADGWALKGSWAFHPNFHVFGDFTQQKVDHTDAKFDQWRIGAGYNRAIATSTDLVARVGYQKFDPHHSNLDFDGYNAEVGLRNAFGEHVEVYAFAGYQDYTKKHGVNPDGAFYGRLGGQVKLNQNWGINGDIKMDRHGNKEWSVGPRFSW
- a CDS encoding Cu(I)-responsive transcriptional regulator, with translation MNIGQAARATGISAKMIRYYEDNGLIGPVARSGAGYRVYGPRDIHTLGFIKRSRDMGFSVERIGELLQLWRDRSRHSADVKRMALAHVEVLQQRIAELQDMVATVRALADCCAGDERPDCPILSDIASGAPLHRRSRQSTRPTNRGTARACQKTPE